The following proteins are encoded in a genomic region of Oryctolagus cuniculus chromosome 13, mOryCun1.1, whole genome shotgun sequence:
- the IKBKE gene encoding inhibitor of nuclear factor kappa-B kinase subunit epsilon isoform X1 — protein MQSTASYLWHTDDLLGQGATASVYKARNKKSGELVAVKVFNTASYLRPREVQEREFEVLRKLNHQNIVKLFAVEETGGSRQRVLVMEHCSGGSLLSVLESPENAFGLSEDEFLVVLRCVVAGMNHLRENGVVHRDIKPGNIMRLVGHEGQSVYKLTDFGAARQLLDDEKFVSVYGTEEYLHPDMYERAVLRKPQQKAFGVTVDLWSIGVTLYHAATGSLPFVPYGGPRRNKEIMYRITTEKPSGAIAGTQRRENGPLEWSYALPVTCRLSMGLQGQLVPILANILEVEPAKCWGFDQFFAETSDILQRVTVHVFSLSQAVLHHVYIHAHNTVAVFLEAVCEQTSVGPRQQEYFFEGHPCVLEPSVSAQHIAHTTASSPLTLFSAASETPKGLAFRDPALDIPKFVPKVDLQADYNAAKGMLGAGYQALRLARAMLHTQELMLRGLYWVVEVLQTTCRRTLEVTRTALLFLSSSLGTERLDSAAETPTQQELQGATELRSRLRTLAEVLSRCSQNITETQASLSRLGAELAKRRAQVHADRSTQQIQCCLDKMNLIYKQFKKSRMSPGLGYNEEQIHKLDKVNFSHLAKRLLQVFQEECMHKYQASLVAHGKWMREVHKTRNHLRLVGCSVAACNTEAQGAQESLSKILDQLLQDKAKGAQALPPSTAPPAPQDLALHMQELCREMKLVAFDLQDNNRIIERLGKVTSVPDA, from the exons ATGCAGAGCACGGCCAGCTACCTGTGGCACACGGATGACCTGCTGGGGCAGGGTGCCACTGCCAGCGTGTACAAGGCCCGCAACAAG AAATCCGGGGAGCTGGTGGCCGTGAAGGTCTTCAACACTGCCAGCTACCTGCGTCCCCGGGAGGTGCAGGAGAGGGAGTTTGAGGTCCTGCGGAAGTTGAACCACCAGAACATCGTCAAGCTCTTCGCGGTGGAGGAGACG GGGGGCAGCCGGCAGAGGGTGCTGGTGATGGAGCACTGCTCAGGGGGCAGCCTGCTGAGCGTGCTGGAGAGCCCGGAGAACGCCTTCGGGCTGTCGGAGGACGAGTTCCTGGTCGTTCTGCGCTGTGTGG TGGCCGGCATGAACCACCTGCGGGAGAACGGCGTGGTGCACCGCGACATCAAGCCGGGCAACATCATGCGCCTGGTGGGTCACGAGGGCCAGAGCGTCTACAAGCTCACCGACTTCGGCGCCGCGCGCCAGCTGCTGGACGACGAGAAGTTCGTCTCGGTCTACGGCACCGAGGAGTACCTG CACCCGGACATGTACGAGCGGGCGGTGCTTCGCAAGCCCCAGCAAAAGGCGTTCGGGGTGACCGTGGACCTCTGGAGCATCGGGGTGACCCTGTACCACGCAGCCACCGGCAGTCTGCCCTTCGTGCCCTACGGCGGGCCGCGGCGCAACAAGGAGATCAT GTACCGGATCACCACCGAGAAGCCCTCCGGGGCCATCGCGGGCACTCAGCGGCGGGAGAACGGGCCCCTGGAGTGGAGCTACGCCCTGCCGGTCACCTGCCGGCTGTCCAT gggcctgcagggccagctggTGCCCATCCTGGCCAACATCCTGGAGGTGGAGCCGGCCAAGTGTTGGGGCTTCGACCAGTTCTTCGCCGAGACAAGCGACATCCTGCAGCGCGTCACCGTGCACGTCTTCTCCCTGTCCCAGGCCGTGCTGCACCACGTCTACATCCACGCCCACAACAC GGTGGCCGTCTTCCTGGAGGCCGTGTGCGAGCAGACCAGCGTGGGCCCCCGGCAGCAGGAGTACTTCTTTGAGGGCCACCCGTGCGTCCTGGAGCCCAGCGTCTCGGCTCAGCACATCGCGCACACGACTGCCAGCAGCCCCCTGACCCTGTTCAGCGCGGCCAGCGAGACCCCCAAGGGGCTGGCCTTCAGGGACC CTGCCCTGGACATCCCCAAGTTCGTCCCCAAAGTGGACCTGCAGGCAGACTACAATGCCGCCAAG GGCATGCTGGGTGCCGGCTACCAGGCCCTGCGCCTGGCACGGGCCATGCTGCACACACAGGAGCTGATGCTTCGCGGGCTGTACTGGGTCGT GGAGGTGCTGCAGACCACGTGCAGGCGGACTCTGGAGGTCACACGGACCGCACTCCTCTTCCTTAGCAGCAGCCTGGGCACTGAGAG GCTGGACAGCGCGGCTGAGACGCCCACGCAGCAGGAGCTGCAGGGGGCCACGGAGCTGAGGTCCAGGCTGCGGACT CTGGCCGAGGTCCTCTCCAGATGTTCCCAAAATATCACGGAGACCCAGGCGAGCCTGAGCAGGCTGGGCGCGGAGCTGGCGAAGAGGCGGGCTCAGGTACATGCGGACAGAAG CACCCAGCAGATCCAGTGTTGTCTGGACAAGATGAACCTCATCTACAAACAGTTCAAGAAGTCTCGGATGAGCCCAG GGCTTGGCTATAACGAGGAGCAGATCCACAAGCTGGACAA GGTGAATTTCAGCCACTTGGCCAAGAGGCTGCTGCAGGTGTTTCAGGAGGAGTGCATGCACAAGTACCAGGCGTCCCTCGTCGCGCACGGCAAGTGGATGAG GGAGGTGCACAAGACCAGGAACCACCTGCGCCTGGTCGGCTGTTCCGTGGCTGCCTGTAACACGGAGGCCCAGGGTGCCCAGGAGAGCCTCAGCAAG ATCCTGGACCAACTCCTGCAGGATAAAGCCAAGGGCGCCCAGGCCTTGCCACCCTCCACGGCTCCTCCTGCACCCCAAGACCTGGCCCTCCA CATGCAAGAACTGTGCCGTGAGATGAAGCTGGTGGCCTTTGACCTCCAGGACAACAATCGCATCATCGAACG
- the LOC138845089 gene encoding uncharacterized protein, with product MGVVSSPFPQAVPGPFPGHALSWDSGQGAGPQGEVRAGSRGHQAAEPGKRALLTTGSALTRDPASLRPASHASTGRHGPARGPGLAAPPPRSSPLTPSPASAGGRRGVRACGRGARRPGLSGLPVTHWQLHSILGPEAAPDEAARWRPRSGGCGVSAGHSARHSTVRWLAALTLPDFVLSCSLGLPFALSLLKRQAAWLLPTTPAGWRKSVRSRGLSCSGTRLGASLPRLRSLEQRSSKLCPASTEQAGQLGLVESFLGSQHPQLGDSRRLRPPVQVQPLLGLSTPRPVAVTPGRSRALPHLLLRDAPADKAEQRPGCRRSRQSQKESPRSSCPTHHSPMHLLAGLCYGPGKQ from the exons atgGGGGTGGTTTCCAGTCCTTTTCCCCAAGCGGTTCCGGGACCCTTTCCGGGCCACGCCCTCTCCTGGGACTctggccagggagcagggccccagggagaggTGAGGGCAGGCAGTCGGGGGCATCAGGCAGCGGAGCCTGGGAAGAGAGCCCTGTTGACCACGGGCAGCGCCCTAACCCGCGACCCTGCCAGCCTCAGGCCGGCTTCCCACGCGAGCACAGGACGCCACGGCCCTGCGCGCGGCCCTGGcctggccgcccctcccccgcgcaGCAGCCCACTCACCCCATCTCCTGCCTCAGCGGGCGGCAGGAGGGGAGTGCGGGCTTGCGGGAGGGGAGCGCGGCGCCCCGGGCTCTCGGGGCTCCCTGTCACTCACTGGCAGCTCCACAGCATCCTGGGCCCAGAGGCAGCGCCCGATGAAGCGGCCCGGTGGCGCCCCAGGAGCGGGGGCTGTGGGGTTTCCGCGGGACACTCAGCTCGGCACAGCACAGTGCGGTGGCTCGCAGCTCTCACACTTCCTGATTTcgttctctcttgctccctcgggctccctttcgctctctctctcttaaagagaCAGGCAGCTTGGCTGCTGCCAACCACACCTGCCGGCTGGAGGAAGAGTGTGAGGTCCAGAGGCCTGAGCTGCAGTGGCACGCGGCTGGGTGCCTCCCTGCCCCGATTGCGTTCACTGGAGCAGAGAAGTTCAAAGCTCTGCCCAGCGTCTACAGAGCAGGCAGGACAACTCGGCCTGGTGGAGAGCttcctgggaagccagcacccACAGCTGGGAGACTCACGGAGGCTCAGGCCCCCTGTCCAGGTCCAGCCACTCCTTGGACTCAGCACG CCCCGCCCCGTCGCAGTGACACCAGGAAGGAGCAGAGCCTTGCCTCACCTCCTGCTCAGAGATGCACCTGCTGATAAGGCGGAACAGAGGCCCGGCTGCAGGCGCTCCCGGCAGAGCCAGAAGGAAAGTCCGAGATCGTCCTGCCCCACCCACCACTCCCCGATGCACCTGCTGGCAG gtctgtgctatggcccgggaaagcagtaa
- the IKBKE gene encoding inhibitor of nuclear factor kappa-B kinase subunit epsilon isoform X2 has translation MEHCSGGSLLSVLESPENAFGLSEDEFLVVLRCVVAGMNHLRENGVVHRDIKPGNIMRLVGHEGQSVYKLTDFGAARQLLDDEKFVSVYGTEEYLHPDMYERAVLRKPQQKAFGVTVDLWSIGVTLYHAATGSLPFVPYGGPRRNKEIMYRITTEKPSGAIAGTQRRENGPLEWSYALPVTCRLSMGLQGQLVPILANILEVEPAKCWGFDQFFAETSDILQRVTVHVFSLSQAVLHHVYIHAHNTVAVFLEAVCEQTSVGPRQQEYFFEGHPCVLEPSVSAQHIAHTTASSPLTLFSAASETPKGLAFRDPALDIPKFVPKVDLQADYNAAKGMLGAGYQALRLARAMLHTQELMLRGLYWVVEVLQTTCRRTLEVTRTALLFLSSSLGTERLDSAAETPTQQELQGATELRSRLRTLAEVLSRCSQNITETQASLSRLGAELAKRRAQVHADRSTQQIQCCLDKMNLIYKQFKKSRMSPGLGYNEEQIHKLDKVNFSHLAKRLLQVFQEECMHKYQASLVAHGKWMREVHKTRNHLRLVGCSVAACNTEAQGAQESLSKILDQLLQDKAKGAQALPPSTAPPAPQDLALHMQELCREMKLVAFDLQDNNRIIERLGKVTSVPDA, from the exons ATGGAGCACTGCTCAGGGGGCAGCCTGCTGAGCGTGCTGGAGAGCCCGGAGAACGCCTTCGGGCTGTCGGAGGACGAGTTCCTGGTCGTTCTGCGCTGTGTGG TGGCCGGCATGAACCACCTGCGGGAGAACGGCGTGGTGCACCGCGACATCAAGCCGGGCAACATCATGCGCCTGGTGGGTCACGAGGGCCAGAGCGTCTACAAGCTCACCGACTTCGGCGCCGCGCGCCAGCTGCTGGACGACGAGAAGTTCGTCTCGGTCTACGGCACCGAGGAGTACCTG CACCCGGACATGTACGAGCGGGCGGTGCTTCGCAAGCCCCAGCAAAAGGCGTTCGGGGTGACCGTGGACCTCTGGAGCATCGGGGTGACCCTGTACCACGCAGCCACCGGCAGTCTGCCCTTCGTGCCCTACGGCGGGCCGCGGCGCAACAAGGAGATCAT GTACCGGATCACCACCGAGAAGCCCTCCGGGGCCATCGCGGGCACTCAGCGGCGGGAGAACGGGCCCCTGGAGTGGAGCTACGCCCTGCCGGTCACCTGCCGGCTGTCCAT gggcctgcagggccagctggTGCCCATCCTGGCCAACATCCTGGAGGTGGAGCCGGCCAAGTGTTGGGGCTTCGACCAGTTCTTCGCCGAGACAAGCGACATCCTGCAGCGCGTCACCGTGCACGTCTTCTCCCTGTCCCAGGCCGTGCTGCACCACGTCTACATCCACGCCCACAACAC GGTGGCCGTCTTCCTGGAGGCCGTGTGCGAGCAGACCAGCGTGGGCCCCCGGCAGCAGGAGTACTTCTTTGAGGGCCACCCGTGCGTCCTGGAGCCCAGCGTCTCGGCTCAGCACATCGCGCACACGACTGCCAGCAGCCCCCTGACCCTGTTCAGCGCGGCCAGCGAGACCCCCAAGGGGCTGGCCTTCAGGGACC CTGCCCTGGACATCCCCAAGTTCGTCCCCAAAGTGGACCTGCAGGCAGACTACAATGCCGCCAAG GGCATGCTGGGTGCCGGCTACCAGGCCCTGCGCCTGGCACGGGCCATGCTGCACACACAGGAGCTGATGCTTCGCGGGCTGTACTGGGTCGT GGAGGTGCTGCAGACCACGTGCAGGCGGACTCTGGAGGTCACACGGACCGCACTCCTCTTCCTTAGCAGCAGCCTGGGCACTGAGAG GCTGGACAGCGCGGCTGAGACGCCCACGCAGCAGGAGCTGCAGGGGGCCACGGAGCTGAGGTCCAGGCTGCGGACT CTGGCCGAGGTCCTCTCCAGATGTTCCCAAAATATCACGGAGACCCAGGCGAGCCTGAGCAGGCTGGGCGCGGAGCTGGCGAAGAGGCGGGCTCAGGTACATGCGGACAGAAG CACCCAGCAGATCCAGTGTTGTCTGGACAAGATGAACCTCATCTACAAACAGTTCAAGAAGTCTCGGATGAGCCCAG GGCTTGGCTATAACGAGGAGCAGATCCACAAGCTGGACAA GGTGAATTTCAGCCACTTGGCCAAGAGGCTGCTGCAGGTGTTTCAGGAGGAGTGCATGCACAAGTACCAGGCGTCCCTCGTCGCGCACGGCAAGTGGATGAG GGAGGTGCACAAGACCAGGAACCACCTGCGCCTGGTCGGCTGTTCCGTGGCTGCCTGTAACACGGAGGCCCAGGGTGCCCAGGAGAGCCTCAGCAAG ATCCTGGACCAACTCCTGCAGGATAAAGCCAAGGGCGCCCAGGCCTTGCCACCCTCCACGGCTCCTCCTGCACCCCAAGACCTGGCCCTCCA CATGCAAGAACTGTGCCGTGAGATGAAGCTGGTGGCCTTTGACCTCCAGGACAACAATCGCATCATCGAACG